A window of the Synechococcus sp. M16.1 genome harbors these coding sequences:
- a CDS encoding pentapeptide repeat-containing protein has product MPLLLMATPAPALDTSAEVGLQDRALFQEKVDYTLTNQSNGDFEGQNLANTSFAGAVGRRANFRGANLHGAILTQGAFAEADFQGADLSDALMDRADFVATDLRNAVLTGIIASGSSFSNAQIEGADFTDALLDRDDQRRLCSEADGINPSTGVSTFDSLGC; this is encoded by the coding sequence ATGCCCCTCCTGCTCATGGCAACGCCGGCCCCGGCCCTGGACACCTCAGCTGAGGTGGGACTGCAGGATCGTGCCCTGTTCCAGGAAAAGGTGGACTACACGCTCACCAACCAGAGCAACGGCGACTTCGAGGGGCAGAACCTGGCCAACACATCCTTCGCCGGAGCCGTGGGCCGCCGAGCGAATTTCCGAGGCGCCAACCTGCATGGCGCGATCCTCACCCAAGGGGCCTTCGCCGAAGCTGATTTCCAGGGAGCTGACCTCTCCGACGCCCTGATGGATCGCGCCGACTTCGTCGCCACCGATCTACGCAATGCCGTGCTGACGGGGATCATTGCGTCGGGCAGCAGCTTCAGCAACGCTCAGATCGAGGGGGCCGATTTCACGGATGCCCTGCTCGATCGTGATGATCAACGCCGGCTGTGCAGCGAGGCCGATGGCATCAACCCCAGCACCGGAGTTTCCACCTTCGACAGCTTGGGCTGCTGA
- a CDS encoding folylpolyglutamate synthase/dihydrofolate synthase family protein: MDDLSDLIPRFDLRGMDLQLDRMDAALHELNHPCRTIPAIQVLGTNGKGSIVSFLESALCAAGLRCGVTTSPHLVSWCERIRIQGSPIAIETLRSRLQALQPLNERHRLTPFELLVTAALLEFHRHACDLLVLEVGLGGRLDATTAHPCRPVVAVASIGMDHCEHLGHSLTAIATEKAAAIPPQATVISGAQAPEVQEVLETTCRTQQATLHWVKPLNSSWQLGLPGAIQRSNAAVALGALQALSGLGWSLPEAVIQESFAKAHWPGRLQTVHWGVHTLRLDGAHNPPAAVQLAEERSQWSGACNGVVWILAIQAHKDAIAMLQTLLQPQDQAWIIPVPSHRSWSRSALLQDLPQFEHQLQEADGLESVLHQLSSNGWPTPMPIVAGSLYLIGDLFARGVVTAE; encoded by the coding sequence GTGGACGATCTGTCTGATCTGATCCCACGCTTCGACCTGCGTGGCATGGATCTGCAGTTGGATCGCATGGATGCGGCCCTGCACGAGCTCAACCATCCCTGTCGGACGATTCCCGCGATTCAGGTGCTGGGCACCAACGGGAAGGGATCCATCGTCAGCTTTCTGGAATCAGCCCTCTGTGCCGCCGGCCTCCGCTGCGGGGTCACCACCTCCCCTCACCTGGTGAGCTGGTGTGAACGCATCCGGATCCAGGGGAGCCCCATTGCGATTGAAACCCTGCGCAGCCGGTTGCAGGCGCTCCAGCCCCTGAACGAACGGCATCGGCTCACCCCGTTTGAACTGCTGGTGACCGCCGCCCTGCTGGAGTTCCACCGGCACGCCTGCGACCTGCTGGTGCTGGAAGTGGGGCTGGGGGGACGGCTTGATGCCACCACGGCCCATCCCTGCCGTCCTGTGGTGGCCGTCGCCAGCATTGGGATGGACCACTGCGAGCACCTGGGCCACAGCCTCACCGCCATCGCAACCGAAAAAGCGGCAGCGATCCCGCCTCAGGCCACCGTGATCAGTGGCGCCCAAGCCCCTGAAGTGCAGGAGGTCCTGGAAACAACCTGCCGCACTCAGCAGGCCACGCTCCACTGGGTGAAGCCGCTGAATTCAAGCTGGCAACTGGGCTTGCCCGGCGCCATTCAGCGCAGCAACGCCGCTGTGGCCCTCGGTGCCTTGCAAGCCCTCTCGGGCTTGGGCTGGTCGTTGCCTGAGGCGGTGATTCAGGAGAGCTTCGCCAAAGCCCACTGGCCCGGTCGCCTGCAAACCGTGCATTGGGGCGTCCACACGCTTCGCCTCGATGGAGCCCACAATCCACCAGCCGCAGTGCAGCTGGCCGAAGAACGCAGCCAGTGGAGTGGTGCCTGCAACGGTGTTGTTTGGATCCTGGCGATTCAAGCCCATAAGGACGCTATCGCCATGCTCCAGACGCTGCTGCAGCCCCAGGACCAGGCCTGGATCATTCCGGTGCCGAGCCACAGGAGCTGGAGCCGGTCGGCCCTCCTCCAGGATCTGCCCCAGTTCGAGCACCAGCTGCAGGAGGCCGACGGCCTCGAAAGCGTGCTGCACCAGCTCAGCAGCAATGGATGGCCGACACCGATGCCGATTGTTGCCGGATCGCTTTATCTGATCGGTGACCTGTTCGCTCGCGGCGTTGTAACGGCAGAGTGA
- a CDS encoding aspartate aminotransferase family protein: MNTYGRFPLALAKGKGCWVKDTQGRRYLDAVAGIATCTLGHSDRAMQRALRKQLGRLQHVSNLYRIPEQEELASWLVRNSCADSVFFCNSGAEANEAAIKLARKHGHQRRGIEQPVILTAAASFHGRTLAAVTATGQPKYHKGFEPMVTGFDYFPYNDLKALEALINRYEQSGPSIAAVLVEPLQGEGGVNPGDRTFFSRLREICTERNILLILDEVQVGMGRSGRLWGYEQLGITPDAFTLAKGLGGGHAIGALLVNASADVFEPGDHASTFGGNPFACRAGLTVATEIERRDLLTNVTARGEQLRDGLQELVNCFPEHLQGVRGWGLLQGIVIREGSSWTAPALAKAAIDHGLLLVAAGPSVLRMVPPLSINKREVRELLRRLAATLSSLS, translated from the coding sequence ATGAACACCTACGGCCGTTTCCCTTTGGCTTTGGCCAAGGGAAAGGGCTGCTGGGTCAAGGACACCCAGGGGCGGCGCTACCTGGATGCTGTTGCTGGCATTGCCACCTGCACCCTGGGCCACAGCGACAGGGCCATGCAGCGGGCTCTGCGCAAGCAGCTGGGACGGCTCCAGCATGTGTCCAACCTCTATCGGATTCCGGAACAGGAAGAGCTGGCCAGCTGGCTGGTGCGCAACAGCTGTGCCGACAGCGTCTTCTTCTGCAATTCCGGCGCCGAAGCCAATGAGGCCGCGATCAAGCTGGCGCGAAAGCACGGCCATCAACGGCGCGGCATCGAACAGCCGGTGATCCTCACGGCAGCAGCCAGCTTCCATGGCCGCACGCTCGCGGCGGTCACCGCCACCGGTCAACCTAAGTACCACAAGGGTTTTGAGCCCATGGTGACCGGGTTTGATTATTTCCCCTACAACGATCTGAAGGCCCTCGAAGCCCTGATCAACCGCTACGAACAGTCCGGTCCCTCGATCGCGGCCGTTCTGGTTGAACCCCTGCAAGGAGAGGGTGGCGTCAACCCTGGAGACCGCACTTTCTTCTCACGCCTGCGCGAGATCTGCACGGAGCGAAACATCCTGCTGATCCTTGATGAGGTGCAGGTCGGCATGGGGCGGAGTGGCCGCCTCTGGGGTTATGAGCAACTGGGCATCACCCCTGACGCCTTCACCCTGGCCAAGGGCCTAGGCGGTGGTCATGCCATTGGTGCCCTGCTGGTGAACGCGTCAGCTGATGTGTTTGAACCCGGCGACCATGCCAGCACCTTCGGCGGCAATCCCTTTGCCTGCCGGGCGGGGTTGACGGTGGCTACCGAAATCGAACGACGAGATCTGCTGACCAACGTCACAGCCCGAGGCGAACAACTGCGCGACGGGCTCCAGGAGCTTGTGAACTGTTTCCCCGAGCACCTGCAAGGCGTGCGGGGCTGGGGCCTGCTGCAGGGCATCGTGATCCGGGAGGGCAGCAGTTGGACGGCCCCCGCGCTGGCGAAAGCCGCCATCGACCACGGTCTGCTGCTGGTAGCGGCCGGCCCCTCGGTGCTGCGCATGGTGCCCCCACTGAGCATCAACAAGCGCGAGGTGCGCGAGCTGCTGCGCCGTCTTGCGGCGACCCTCTCCAGCCTCAGCTGA
- the murA gene encoding UDP-N-acetylglucosamine 1-carboxyvinyltransferase: protein MMAVAEASQESLKQRLNVSGGHSLKGTLRVSGAKNSALVLMTASLLSEETIELTNIPSLTDIDGMSAILEALGVQVDRQSDCIRLTSAELNGSAPPYELVNSLRASFFSIGPLLGRLGHARVPLPGGCRIGARPVVEHIRGLKALGAVVNVEHGIVTASVPGSKKRLTGAQIVLDCPSVGATETILMAAVLADGVSTIENAAQEPEVQDLANLLNSMGAQVSGAGGPVITVQGVERLRGCTNYPVIPDRIEAGTFLMAAAITRSPLVVEPVIPEHLSAVIQKLRDCGCSIEIKGRAVTITPGEITAVDITTQPFPGFPTDLQAPFMALMCTAKGTSVISEKIYENRLQHVAELQRMGASIRLKGSTAIVEGVAQLSAAPVTGTDLRAAAAMVLAGLSAKGITEVAGLKHLDRGYDDLEAKLSAAGAEVKRNIL, encoded by the coding sequence ATGATGGCCGTTGCAGAAGCGTCTCAGGAGAGTCTCAAGCAACGCCTCAATGTCAGCGGCGGACATTCGTTGAAGGGAACACTTCGTGTCAGCGGTGCGAAGAACTCCGCCCTGGTGCTGATGACAGCCAGCCTCCTGAGTGAGGAGACCATTGAGCTGACCAACATTCCCTCTCTCACAGACATCGATGGCATGAGCGCCATCCTTGAAGCTTTGGGGGTTCAGGTCGACAGGCAGTCGGACTGCATTCGCCTCACCTCCGCTGAGCTCAATGGCTCGGCACCTCCCTACGAGCTGGTCAACAGCCTTCGCGCCAGTTTTTTCAGTATTGGCCCCCTGCTCGGACGCCTGGGACATGCGCGGGTCCCCCTTCCAGGGGGTTGCCGCATCGGGGCTCGTCCCGTTGTCGAACACATCCGCGGACTCAAAGCCCTCGGCGCCGTCGTCAACGTGGAGCACGGAATTGTCACGGCCTCAGTGCCCGGCAGCAAAAAACGCCTGACAGGCGCTCAGATCGTGCTCGACTGCCCCAGCGTTGGCGCCACCGAAACCATTCTGATGGCAGCGGTGCTGGCCGATGGGGTCTCCACCATCGAAAACGCTGCTCAGGAACCTGAAGTGCAGGACCTGGCCAACCTGCTCAACAGCATGGGCGCCCAGGTGAGCGGCGCTGGCGGCCCGGTGATCACCGTTCAAGGGGTGGAGCGGCTCCGTGGTTGCACCAACTATCCGGTGATCCCGGATCGCATCGAAGCCGGAACGTTCCTGATGGCGGCCGCCATCACGCGCTCACCACTGGTGGTGGAGCCCGTGATTCCCGAGCATCTCAGCGCTGTGATCCAAAAGCTTCGAGATTGCGGCTGCTCCATCGAGATCAAGGGGAGAGCCGTGACGATCACCCCCGGCGAGATCACTGCCGTGGACATCACCACCCAACCGTTTCCCGGGTTTCCAACCGATCTTCAGGCACCGTTCATGGCCCTGATGTGCACCGCGAAGGGCACCAGCGTGATCAGCGAGAAGATCTATGAAAACCGGCTGCAACATGTGGCCGAGCTGCAGCGCATGGGGGCATCGATTCGGCTCAAGGGCAGCACAGCCATCGTTGAAGGCGTGGCTCAGCTGAGCGCGGCGCCCGTCACCGGCACCGACCTCCGTGCAGCCGCTGCCATGGTGCTGGCTGGCCTCTCCGCCAAAGGAATCACCGAAGTGGCTGGTCTGAAGCACCTTGATCGGGGCTATGACGACCTCGAAGCCAAGCTCAGCGCGGCCGGCGCTGAGGTGAAGCGCAACATCCTCTGA
- a CDS encoding RNA methyltransferase: protein MISSRRNPLVKRLRTLATRAGREAEGVLLLEGTHLLQEVLRQGNAPEEIIATEAWLQGHSAFAARCSQTRWRIVTDEVLRAALTTVTPDGVACLSPLDRLPTVPPELDFLLVLDRIQDPGNLGTLLRTALAADVNAVWMGAGVDPLGTKVLRASAGALLQLPHQRFGPSEAMAISQLQQELKRLVALGVQVVATLVPDATKADPPIPYWDLDWTLPTALVLGTEGAGLHPDLQACCTHAVTLPHSARVESLNVASAAVPLLLERRRATMTATSQQFG, encoded by the coding sequence CTGATCAGCAGCCGACGCAATCCCCTGGTCAAACGGCTGCGAACCCTGGCCACCCGTGCGGGGCGAGAGGCCGAGGGGGTGTTGCTTCTTGAGGGCACCCACCTGTTGCAGGAAGTTCTCAGGCAGGGCAACGCGCCCGAGGAAATCATCGCGACCGAAGCCTGGTTGCAAGGTCATTCGGCCTTTGCTGCACGTTGTTCCCAGACGCGGTGGCGGATCGTCACCGATGAGGTGTTGCGGGCTGCGCTCACAACGGTCACACCCGATGGTGTTGCCTGCCTGAGCCCCCTGGATCGACTGCCCACTGTCCCTCCAGAGCTGGATTTTCTCCTTGTCCTGGATCGGATTCAGGATCCTGGAAATCTGGGCACATTGCTGCGCACAGCCCTGGCGGCTGACGTCAACGCGGTCTGGATGGGAGCTGGTGTTGATCCCCTCGGCACGAAGGTGTTGCGGGCCTCTGCCGGTGCTCTGCTTCAGCTGCCGCATCAACGCTTTGGCCCGAGCGAAGCGATGGCGATTTCACAGCTTCAGCAGGAACTGAAGCGGCTGGTGGCCTTGGGTGTGCAGGTGGTGGCCACCCTTGTGCCCGATGCGACCAAGGCTGACCCCCCTATTCCCTACTGGGATCTCGACTGGACGCTGCCGACGGCGCTGGTGCTGGGAACCGAGGGTGCAGGTCTGCATCCGGACCTGCAGGCCTGCTGCACCCATGCCGTCACGCTCCCCCACAGCGCACGGGTGGAATCCCTGAATGTGGCGTCTGCCGCTGTTCCTCTCCTTCTGGAGCGGCGAAGAGCGACAATGACCGCCACATCGCAGCAGTTCGGGTGA
- the lpdA gene encoding dihydrolipoyl dehydrogenase, translating into MSDASFDFDVIVIGAGYGGFDAAKHAAEHGLKTAIVESRDMGGTCVNRGCVPSKALLAASGKVRELADDKHLASFGIHAAPVRFERQKIADHANQLVQTIRTNLTKTLERAGVTILRGHGRLEGSQKVGLREPSGVDRVLTAKDVIIATGSDPFVPPGIETDGRTVFTSDEAINLEWLPRWIAIIGSGYIGLEFADVYTALGCEVTMIEAMDKVMPTFDPDIAKIAGRHLIDGRDIDARSGLLARKVTPGCPVQIELADFNSRELVETLEVDAVLVATGRVPSSKGLNLESLNVETNRGFVPIDDAMRVLVNGQPVPHLWAVGDVTGKLMLAHTAAAQGTVAVDNILGHGREIDYRSIPAATFTHPEISSVGLTEADAKALAEKDGFQLGSVRSYFKANSKALAELDSDGLMKLLFNKTSGEVLGAHIYGLHAADLIQEVANAVARRQSVRQLATEVHTHPTLSEVVEVAYKQAAAQLAA; encoded by the coding sequence GTGAGCGACGCCAGCTTCGACTTCGACGTCATTGTTATTGGAGCCGGCTACGGCGGCTTCGACGCTGCCAAACATGCCGCCGAACACGGCCTGAAGACGGCGATCGTTGAATCCCGCGATATGGGTGGCACCTGTGTGAACAGGGGCTGTGTTCCCTCCAAGGCGCTGCTGGCTGCCAGTGGAAAAGTGCGGGAACTGGCAGACGACAAGCACCTCGCGAGCTTCGGAATTCATGCTGCTCCTGTGCGGTTCGAGCGGCAGAAGATCGCCGATCACGCCAATCAGCTGGTTCAGACCATTCGCACCAACCTCACCAAAACCCTTGAGCGGGCAGGGGTGACGATCCTCCGAGGCCACGGCCGTCTGGAGGGCAGCCAGAAGGTGGGGCTACGGGAGCCCAGCGGGGTGGACAGGGTGCTGACCGCCAAGGATGTGATCATCGCCACAGGGTCTGATCCCTTTGTGCCGCCAGGCATCGAAACCGATGGCCGCACGGTGTTCACCAGCGACGAAGCCATCAACCTGGAATGGCTGCCCCGTTGGATCGCCATCATCGGCAGCGGTTACATCGGCCTTGAATTCGCTGATGTGTACACCGCCCTCGGTTGCGAGGTGACGATGATCGAGGCCATGGACAAGGTGATGCCCACCTTTGATCCCGACATCGCCAAGATCGCTGGGCGTCATCTGATTGATGGTCGCGATATCGATGCGCGTTCCGGTCTGCTGGCCCGCAAGGTCACCCCGGGTTGTCCCGTGCAGATCGAACTGGCTGATTTCAACAGCCGTGAACTGGTGGAGACCCTTGAGGTGGATGCCGTTCTGGTGGCCACAGGGCGTGTTCCCAGCAGCAAGGGCCTCAATCTGGAGTCGCTCAATGTGGAGACGAACCGTGGCTTTGTTCCGATCGACGACGCCATGCGCGTTCTGGTGAACGGCCAACCTGTTCCCCATCTCTGGGCCGTCGGCGACGTGACCGGCAAGCTGATGCTGGCCCACACGGCTGCTGCCCAAGGCACCGTTGCGGTGGACAACATCCTTGGCCATGGGCGCGAGATCGATTACCGCAGCATTCCGGCAGCCACCTTCACCCATCCCGAGATCAGCTCTGTTGGGCTGACCGAGGCGGATGCCAAAGCTTTGGCGGAGAAAGATGGCTTCCAGCTTGGTTCCGTTCGCAGCTACTTCAAGGCCAATTCCAAAGCTCTGGCTGAGCTGGACAGCGATGGCCTGATGAAGCTGCTGTTCAACAAAACCAGTGGTGAAGTGCTTGGCGCCCACATCTATGGACTACACGCCGCCGACCTTATCCAGGAGGTGGCCAATGCCGTTGCCCGGCGCCAGAGCGTGCGTCAGCTCGCCACCGAAGTGCACACCCACCCGACCCTCAGCGAGGTGGTGGAGGTCGCGTACAAGCAAGCTGCCGCCCAGCTGGCGGCCTGA
- the trpC gene encoding indole-3-glycerol phosphate synthase TrpC: MEIRRRPPNPKVRVAHLEYAVPHDDEEPRHILEKIVWEKDREIDAARDKVPLDNLKQQIAKLPPTKDFLGALQAAATKPAVIAEVKKASPSKGVIRENFDPVAIAKAYAAGGASCLSVLTDKTFFQGGFDVLVQVRQAVDLPLLCKEFVLSPYQLFQARAAGADAVLLIAAILSDQDLRYLNKAAAALGLTVLVEVHDATEMDRVLSIGGFPLIGINNRDLTSFETDLATTERLLVDFNDRLKQQGVLLVSESGLFSRADLDRVQAAGAGAVLVGEALMRQPDVEAGLLQLIQPG, encoded by the coding sequence ATGGAGATCCGCCGTCGTCCCCCCAACCCCAAGGTGCGGGTGGCCCATCTCGAATATGCGGTGCCCCACGACGACGAGGAACCGCGTCACATCCTGGAGAAGATTGTCTGGGAAAAAGATCGTGAGATCGATGCCGCCCGCGACAAGGTTCCCCTCGACAACCTGAAGCAGCAGATTGCCAAGCTTCCCCCCACCAAGGATTTCCTGGGGGCGCTTCAGGCGGCCGCCACGAAACCTGCGGTGATCGCTGAGGTGAAAAAAGCGAGCCCCAGCAAAGGGGTGATCCGTGAGAATTTCGACCCGGTGGCGATCGCCAAGGCCTATGCCGCTGGCGGTGCAAGCTGCCTCTCGGTGCTCACCGACAAAACCTTCTTCCAGGGTGGCTTTGATGTCCTGGTGCAGGTGCGTCAGGCCGTAGACCTGCCTCTGCTCTGCAAGGAGTTTGTGCTGAGCCCCTATCAGCTGTTCCAGGCCAGGGCGGCCGGGGCTGACGCGGTGCTGCTGATTGCTGCCATCCTTTCGGATCAGGATCTTCGTTATCTCAACAAGGCTGCGGCGGCTCTGGGCCTCACCGTGTTGGTGGAGGTTCACGACGCCACCGAAATGGACCGTGTGCTGAGCATTGGTGGCTTCCCCCTGATTGGAATCAACAACCGTGATCTCACCAGCTTCGAGACGGATCTGGCCACGACCGAACGGCTGCTGGTCGACTTCAACGATCGGTTGAAGCAACAGGGGGTGCTGCTGGTGAGTGAATCGGGTCTGTTCAGTCGGGCCGATCTCGACCGTGTGCAGGCCGCCGGTGCCGGGGCTGTGCTGGTGGGGGAAGCCCTGATGCGGCAGCCGGATGTTGAAGCTGGTCTGTTGCAGTTGATCCAGCCCGGTTAA
- a CDS encoding hydantoin utilization protein A produces the protein MLISVLTGVAAGAVHVVGGADHLVAMAPFSLSKPWAAFRHALAWGVGHSTGVVVLALIAIGLKDLAHVEAMSSWAEFLVGVALLVVGALAVRTAFGLELHTHEHRHDGAAEHRHLHLHVRGASNHRRHVHASSGLGLLHGLAGASHLLAVIPALALPPHAAVGYLVAYLLGSIGAMVAVVSVVSFLTLRSGARLMPFLVGGTGALSIITGAIWLQKTSPALF, from the coding sequence GTGCTGATTAGCGTTTTGACCGGTGTTGCAGCCGGGGCCGTTCATGTGGTGGGTGGTGCTGATCACCTGGTGGCAATGGCGCCCTTCTCACTGAGCAAGCCATGGGCCGCCTTTCGTCATGCCCTGGCTTGGGGCGTTGGTCATTCCACAGGAGTTGTGGTTCTGGCGTTGATCGCCATCGGTCTGAAAGACCTGGCCCATGTGGAGGCCATGTCGTCTTGGGCAGAATTCCTCGTGGGCGTGGCCCTGCTTGTGGTGGGTGCCCTGGCCGTGCGCACGGCGTTCGGGCTTGAACTGCACACCCATGAGCACCGCCACGATGGTGCCGCCGAGCATCGTCATCTCCATCTGCATGTGCGCGGCGCCAGCAACCACCGTCGCCACGTCCATGCCTCCTCGGGCCTGGGCTTGCTGCATGGACTGGCGGGGGCCAGTCACCTGCTGGCCGTGATCCCTGCTTTGGCCCTGCCGCCCCATGCCGCTGTGGGCTACCTCGTGGCTTACTTGCTTGGATCCATCGGCGCCATGGTGGCCGTTGTATCGGTTGTCTCGTTTCTCACCCTCCGCAGCGGTGCCCGGCTGATGCCCTTCCTCGTGGGCGGTACGGGTGCTCTCTCAATCATCACCGGGGCCATCTGGCTGCAGAAGACTTCACCGGCTCTGTTCTGA
- the sodX gene encoding nickel-type superoxide dismutase maturation protease, whose translation MLLFCGRRLLLRIEGRSMQPSLEPGDRVLVRRLGQTAAPSLGSVVVTWHPKRSGLRLIKRLSRMDSTGLWLLGDNPAESTDSRQLGAVPANLLIGEVVGRLPLGESEQSR comes from the coding sequence TTGCTGCTTTTTTGTGGGCGACGTCTGCTGCTGCGCATCGAAGGACGATCGATGCAACCCAGCCTTGAACCGGGAGACCGGGTTCTAGTCAGACGGCTGGGACAGACGGCCGCACCCAGCCTGGGATCCGTGGTCGTGACCTGGCATCCCAAGCGAAGCGGGCTGCGCCTAATCAAGCGCCTCAGCCGAATGGACAGCACAGGGCTTTGGTTGTTGGGAGACAACCCCGCTGAAAGCACCGACAGCCGCCAACTCGGAGCGGTGCCAGCCAACCTGTTGATTGGTGAGGTGGTGGGCCGGCTCCCGCTCGGGGAATCAGAACAGAGCCGGTGA
- the sodN gene encoding superoxide dismutase, Ni has product MLRSALSALACALPAPVAEAHCDGPCGVYDPASARVAAEAVLSMTKKLKAMEAPAAGDAAALAAYNNTFGRYVAIKEEEAQKTKKELLILWTDYFKPDHLATFPDLHDTFWKAAKLCSACKVNIDQAKAEELMAAVEKIHGMFWQSKGRSDAWVTAS; this is encoded by the coding sequence ATGCTGCGCTCGGCCCTTTCCGCCCTTGCATGTGCCCTCCCTGCCCCCGTGGCAGAAGCCCACTGCGACGGTCCTTGTGGCGTGTACGACCCGGCTTCCGCTCGCGTGGCAGCCGAAGCCGTGCTTTCGATGACCAAAAAGCTGAAGGCGATGGAAGCTCCCGCAGCTGGTGACGCCGCTGCCCTGGCTGCTTACAACAACACCTTCGGCCGCTACGTGGCCATCAAGGAAGAGGAAGCACAGAAGACCAAGAAAGAACTGTTGATCCTTTGGACCGACTACTTCAAGCCCGATCACCTGGCCACCTTCCCCGACCTGCACGACACCTTCTGGAAAGCAGCCAAGCTCTGCAGCGCCTGCAAGGTGAACATCGATCAGGCCAAGGCTGAGGAACTGATGGCCGCCGTTGAAAAAATCCACGGCATGTTCTGGCAGTCCAAGGGCCGTTCCGACGCCTGGGTCACCGCATCCTGA
- a CDS encoding FKBP-type peptidyl-prolyl cis-trans isomerase — protein MRDIIISTTVCVACLLLALVSQIVAPSTVSAAPAQPAAVRSEASKPQKALSFELDPDDPNPTLFAMANDSAPADASALGGPLDAPDPTITASGLKIIELEVGSGDEANPGQTVVVHYRGTLEDGQQFDASYDRGTPFSFPLGAGRVIKGWDEGVAGMKVGGKRKLVIPSDLAYGSRGAGGVIPPNATLIFEVELLDVRK, from the coding sequence GTGCGCGACATCATCATCAGCACAACGGTCTGTGTGGCCTGCCTGCTCCTGGCCCTGGTCAGCCAGATCGTGGCCCCCTCCACCGTTTCCGCAGCACCGGCGCAGCCTGCTGCCGTTCGCAGCGAGGCTTCGAAACCCCAGAAGGCGTTGAGCTTCGAACTCGACCCTGACGACCCCAACCCGACTCTTTTCGCCATGGCCAACGATTCCGCTCCTGCCGACGCCTCAGCCCTCGGCGGCCCCCTCGATGCACCAGACCCCACCATCACCGCCAGTGGTCTGAAAATTATCGAGCTGGAGGTGGGCAGCGGCGACGAGGCCAACCCCGGCCAAACGGTGGTGGTGCACTACCGCGGCACCCTGGAAGATGGGCAGCAGTTCGATGCCAGCTACGACCGGGGAACCCCCTTCAGCTTCCCCCTCGGGGCTGGCCGGGTGATCAAGGGTTGGGATGAAGGCGTCGCCGGGATGAAAGTGGGCGGCAAGCGCAAGCTGGTGATCCCTTCCGACCTCGCCTACGGAAGCCGTGGCGCCGGTGGTGTGATTCCCCCCAACGCAACCTTGATCTTCGAGGTGGAACTGCTCGACGTGAGGAAGTAA
- a CDS encoding phasin family protein, whose protein sequence is MDAANPLQQLLLRGLGTTTLVAERLRGVTQNWVSSGRLDPNEASALVDDVLKALRGETPELEQQMGRNLERNRDNLLQDFGVPSQKEVDELRGRIDRLEQQLRQMNRPE, encoded by the coding sequence ATGGATGCCGCGAATCCTCTTCAGCAACTGCTGCTCCGCGGCCTGGGCACCACCACCCTCGTTGCTGAGCGTCTGCGCGGCGTCACCCAGAACTGGGTGAGCAGTGGCCGGCTGGATCCGAACGAAGCGTCCGCATTGGTGGACGACGTGCTCAAGGCCCTGCGCGGGGAAACCCCCGAACTGGAACAGCAGATGGGGCGCAACCTGGAACGCAACCGCGACAACCTTCTCCAGGACTTCGGCGTTCCAAGCCAGAAGGAAGTGGATGAGCTGCGCGGCCGCATTGATCGCCTCGAGCAACAGCTGCGGCAGATGAACCGGCCTGAATGA